In Pseudomonas sp. Leaf58, one DNA window encodes the following:
- a CDS encoding DUF2790 domain-containing protein, protein MKRSIVVLAVAAALTSFGAFADAGKNQPVSSNYEYGMPLDVAKVISITPASNATDCQVGTAHMVYVDHQGQQREIDYREMGNCSQH, encoded by the coding sequence ATGAAACGTTCGATCGTTGTTCTTGCTGTTGCCGCTGCCCTCACCTCGTTCGGCGCGTTTGCCGATGCGGGCAAAAACCAGCCAGTCAGCAGCAACTATGAATACGGCATGCCGCTGGACGTGGCCAAAGTCATCTCCATCACCCCAGCCAGCAACGCCACCGACTGCCAGGTGGGTACCGCACACATGGTGTATGTCGACCACCAGGGCCAACAGCGCGAAATCGACTACCGCGAAATGGGTAACTGCTCGCAGCACTAA
- a CDS encoding enoyl-CoA hydratase/isomerase family protein: MTAHAHTATTDPVLAEVRNQVGHLTLNRPAGLNALTLDMVRNLRQHLDLWAEDPQVRAVVLRGEGPKGFCAGGDIRSLHDSFKAGDTLHEAFFVEEYALDLLIHHYRKPVLVLMDGFTLGGGMGLAQGCDLRVVTERSRLGMPEVGIGYFPDVGGSYFLSRIPGELGIYLGVSGSQIQAADALYCGLADWYLVSDQLAALDQGLDQLHFGDQPLKDLQNLLAKLGTQALDDAPLEKLRPVIDHFFALPDVSAIVEQLRAVSIGDSHAWAVATADQLESRSPLAMAVTLEMLRRGRQLGLEDCFAMELHLDRQWFQHGDIIEGVRALIIDKDKQPRWNPPTLAALQRQRVDQFFEGL, encoded by the coding sequence ATGACTGCGCACGCTCACACCGCGACAACCGACCCTGTGTTGGCCGAGGTCCGTAACCAGGTCGGCCACCTGACCCTGAACCGCCCCGCCGGCCTCAATGCACTGACCCTGGACATGGTGCGCAACCTGCGCCAGCACCTCGATTTGTGGGCCGAAGACCCGCAGGTGCGCGCCGTGGTGTTACGAGGCGAGGGCCCCAAGGGGTTCTGTGCCGGTGGCGATATCCGCTCGCTGCACGACAGCTTCAAAGCCGGTGATACGCTGCATGAAGCGTTTTTCGTCGAGGAATATGCCCTCGACCTGCTCATTCATCACTACCGCAAGCCGGTACTGGTGCTAATGGACGGTTTCACGCTCGGTGGTGGCATGGGCCTGGCGCAAGGCTGCGACCTGCGCGTGGTCACCGAGCGCAGCCGCTTGGGCATGCCCGAAGTGGGCATCGGCTACTTCCCGGATGTAGGCGGCAGCTACTTTCTTTCGCGCATCCCCGGCGAACTGGGCATTTACCTGGGCGTCAGCGGTAGCCAAATTCAGGCGGCCGATGCGCTGTACTGCGGCCTGGCCGACTGGTACCTGGTCAGTGACCAGCTGGCGGCCCTCGACCAAGGCCTGGACCAGCTGCATTTTGGCGACCAGCCACTTAAAGACCTGCAAAACCTGCTGGCCAAACTCGGCACCCAGGCGCTCGACGATGCACCCCTGGAAAAACTGCGCCCAGTCATCGACCACTTCTTCGCCCTGCCCGATGTGTCGGCCATCGTCGAGCAATTGCGTGCTGTCAGCATTGGCGACAGCCACGCCTGGGCCGTGGCCACCGCCGACCAGCTGGAAAGCCGCTCGCCGCTGGCCATGGCGGTTACGCTGGAGATGCTGCGCCGTGGTCGCCAACTGGGCCTTGAGGACTGCTTTGCCATGGAGCTGCACTTGGACCGCCAGTGGTTCCAGCACGGCGACATCATCGAAGGCGTGCGTGCGCTGATCATCGACAAGGACAAGCAGCCACGCTGGAACCCGCCGACCCTGGCCGCACTGCAACGCCAGCGGGTCGACCAATTCTTCGAAGGCCTGTGA
- a CDS encoding LysR family transcriptional regulator, whose translation MDMLHAMRTFARVVECGSFAAAANALDISAAQVSRIVAELENQLQTRLLHRTTRRLRMSEAGERFLERSRQIMLLTEEAVGEARGAHLTPRGRLRLHCPHGMGLLLMPLVAGYNALCPEVVIELTLSQRNPDPLAEGHDVVITVDGALPDSQLIAVPLGNIFSIPCAAPGYLDAHGVPERPEDLHHHRCLRMAYPMYEGDWVFPQGVDQCVIAPNDSFSTNVADAMLVASELGMGIGLLPFYTASQAIEQGRLCRLLAPYRLRESALYAIYPSRHYLDAKVRTWIDYLKEQLPALFEGHAKVVDDSRYWR comes from the coding sequence ATGGACATGCTGCATGCCATGCGTACCTTCGCCCGTGTGGTGGAATGCGGCAGTTTCGCTGCGGCTGCCAATGCCCTGGACATTTCCGCGGCGCAGGTGTCACGCATCGTCGCCGAGCTGGAAAACCAGCTGCAGACCCGCTTGCTGCACCGCACCACCCGGCGTTTGCGCATGAGCGAGGCGGGCGAGCGGTTTCTTGAGCGCTCGCGGCAGATCATGTTGCTGACCGAAGAAGCGGTGGGCGAAGCGCGTGGCGCACACCTCACGCCTCGTGGCCGCTTGCGTTTGCATTGCCCGCACGGGATGGGGCTGTTGCTGATGCCGCTGGTGGCCGGCTACAACGCGTTGTGCCCGGAGGTAGTGATCGAGTTGACCCTGTCTCAGCGCAATCCCGACCCGCTGGCCGAGGGGCATGACGTGGTGATTACCGTTGATGGCGCGTTGCCGGATTCGCAACTGATCGCCGTGCCGCTGGGCAACATTTTCAGCATCCCCTGCGCGGCCCCCGGGTACCTGGATGCCCATGGTGTACCGGAGCGCCCAGAAGACTTGCACCACCATCGCTGCCTGCGCATGGCTTACCCGATGTACGAAGGCGACTGGGTGTTCCCGCAAGGGGTTGACCAGTGTGTGATCGCGCCGAACGACAGTTTCTCCACCAACGTCGCCGACGCCATGCTGGTGGCCAGCGAGCTGGGCATGGGCATTGGCCTGTTGCCGTTCTATACCGCCAGCCAAGCGATCGAGCAGGGGCGCTTGTGCCGGCTGTTGGCGCCGTACCGCCTGCGCGAAAGTGCGCTGTACGCCATCTATCCGTCACGGCATTACCTGGACGCCAAGGTGCGCACCTGGATTGATTACCTCAAGGAGCAGCTGCCGGCGTTGTTCGAAGGGCATGCCAAAGTGGTGGATGATTCGCGTTATTGGCGCTGA
- a CDS encoding acyl-CoA dehydrogenase family protein has translation MQDLELSEEQIMIRDMARDFARGEIAPHAQAWEKAGWIDDGVVRKMGELGLLGMVVPEDFGGSYTDYVAYALAVEEIAAGCGATGAMMSIHNSVGCGPLLAYGTAEQQQQWLPRLASGEVIGCFCLTEPQAGSEAHNLRTRAELVDGQWVINGAKQFVSNARRAGLAIVFAVTDPELGKKGLSAFLVPTDNPGFKVDRSEHKMGIRASDTCAVTFDNCRIPAANILGERGKGLAIALSNLEGGRIGIAAQALGIARAAFEAALVYSRDRVQFGKPINEHQSIANLLADMQVQVNAARLLILHAARLRSAGKPCLSEASQAKLFASEMAERVCSMAIQVHGGYGYLEDYPVERYYRDARITQIYEGSSEIQRMLIARELKHYPL, from the coding sequence ATGCAAGACCTGGAACTGAGCGAAGAACAAATCATGATCCGCGACATGGCCCGGGACTTTGCCCGTGGCGAGATCGCCCCGCATGCCCAAGCCTGGGAAAAGGCCGGCTGGATCGACGATGGCGTCGTGCGCAAGATGGGCGAACTGGGCCTGCTGGGCATGGTGGTGCCGGAAGATTTTGGCGGCAGCTACACCGACTACGTCGCCTACGCCCTGGCTGTGGAAGAGATCGCCGCCGGCTGCGGCGCCACCGGGGCGATGATGAGCATTCACAACTCGGTGGGCTGCGGCCCGCTGCTGGCCTACGGCACTGCCGAACAGCAACAGCAGTGGTTGCCGCGCCTGGCCAGCGGCGAGGTGATTGGCTGCTTCTGCCTGACCGAACCACAGGCCGGTTCCGAGGCGCACAACCTGCGCACCCGCGCCGAGCTGGTCGATGGCCAGTGGGTGATCAACGGCGCCAAGCAGTTCGTCAGCAACGCCCGCCGCGCCGGGTTGGCGATCGTCTTCGCGGTGACCGACCCGGAGCTGGGCAAAAAAGGCCTGTCGGCGTTCCTGGTGCCCACTGACAACCCAGGCTTCAAAGTTGACCGCAGTGAGCACAAAATGGGTATTCGTGCCTCCGACACCTGCGCAGTCACCTTCGACAACTGCCGCATCCCCGCCGCCAACATCCTCGGTGAGCGTGGCAAAGGCCTGGCCATTGCCCTGTCCAACCTCGAAGGCGGCCGTATCGGCATTGCCGCCCAGGCCTTGGGCATTGCCCGCGCCGCGTTCGAGGCGGCGCTGGTTTACTCACGTGATCGGGTGCAGTTCGGCAAGCCGATCAACGAGCATCAGAGCATTGCCAACCTGCTGGCCGACATGCAGGTGCAAGTGAACGCCGCGCGGCTGCTGATCCTGCATGCCGCCCGCTTGCGCAGCGCCGGTAAACCGTGCCTGTCGGAGGCTTCGCAAGCCAAGCTGTTCGCCTCGGAAATGGCCGAGCGGGTGTGCTCGATGGCGATCCAGGTGCATGGCGGGTATGGCTACCTGGAGGACTACCCGGTCGAGCGCTATTACCGCGATGCACGGATCACGCAGATCTATGAGGGGTCGAGCGAGATCCAGCGGATGTTGATTGCGCGGGAACTGAAGCACTACCCGCTGTAA